A window of the Lactuca sativa cultivar Salinas chromosome 5, Lsat_Salinas_v11, whole genome shotgun sequence genome harbors these coding sequences:
- the LOC128134280 gene encoding S-protein homolog 5-like, with amino-acid sequence MRSSTIHNFFAFIILTYPIASIAFSCPFTTKWNVSVISALREDLVVHIKSRDDDLGNHTIPFVGNYSWSFCEKAGGHTLFYVYFWWGSKFQSLDLFNKAISDKLILNADPEHCYWFVKPEGFFVNNIPSGGGQFIKGWN; translated from the coding sequence ATGAGGTCTTCTacaattcataatttttttgCCTTTATCATTTTAACATACCCAATTGCTTCAATAGCATTTTCATGTCCGTTTACTACAAAATGGAATGTTAGCGTTATTAGTGCTCTTCGTGAAGATCTTGTTGTTCACATAAAATCAAGAGATGATGATCTTGGGAATCATACCATTCCTTTTGTAGGAAATTACTCCTGGTCTTTTTGTGAAAAGGCTGGTGGTCATACTCTTTTTTACGTTTACTTCTGGTGGGGTTCAAAATTTCAGAGCTTAGATTTGTTTAACAAAGCCATTTCTGACAAATTAATTTTAAATGCTGATCCTGAACATTGTTACTGGTTTGTAAAACCTGAAGGGTTTTTTGTTAATAATATTCCAAGTGGAGGTGGGCAGTTCATTAAAGGATGGAACTAA